GTCTGTTGATAACCCATGCAGGACTTGAGGTGCTCACGCAGCAGTTCCAGGCCATCACCGGTGCGCGCGGAGAGGCTGAGGGTGACGTGGCCATCCTCGCTGATGTCCAGCCTCACTGGCTCCCCGCTGAGATCGGCCTTGTTGCGAATCAGGGTGACTTTGGCCGGATCCGGGCGCTGATCGAGGAACTCGGGCCAGAGTGCGAAAGGATCGGTAGCCTCGGGGGCAGTGGCATCCACCATCAGGAGCACACGGTCAGCCTCGGTAATGGCTTTCAGGGCGCGTTCCACGCCGATCTTTTCCACATGATCGTCGGTGTCCCGCAGCCCGGCCGTATCCACAACGTGAAGTGGCATTCCGTCGATGTGGATATGTTCCCTCAGGACGTCGCGGGTGGTGCCGGCGATATCGGTGACGATGGCCGCCTCGCGGCCGGCCAGGGCGTTCAGCAGGCTCGATTTGCCGGCATTGGGGCGACCGGCGATCACCACGTTCATCCCATCCCTCAGTAATGCCCCCTGGCCCGCCTCACGGATAACTGTGGATAAGTTATCCCGCACACCATCCAGAAGCCTCAGTACATGACCATCGGCGAGGAAGTCGATTTCCTCTTCCGGAAAATCGATGGCGGCCTCCACGTAGATACGCAGTTCGATCAATTGCTCGGTGAGGCTGTGCACCCGACGCGAAAACGCGCCCTGCAGGGAGCGGAGTGCATTGCGTGCAGCCTGCTCGGAGCTGGCTTCGATGAGGTCGGCGATGGCCTCGGCCTGCGCCAGGTCGAGCTTGTCGTTGAGGAAGGCGCGTTCGCTGAACTCGCCTGGACGGGCCTGGCGAGCGCCCAACTCCATGCAACGGCGCAGCAGGATATCCAGCACCACCGGACCACCGTGGCCCTGGAGTTCGAACACATCCTCTCCCGTGAAGGAGTTGGGGCCCGGGAAATACAGGGCGATACCCTCGTCCAGGGTCTGCCCGGTGGCATCCAGGAAGGGACCGTAGTGGGCGAACCGGGGGTTGGGTGTCCGGCCGCAGATGGCGTCGGCGATTCGCGCGGCCAGTGGCCCGGAGACGCGGACGATGCCGACACCGCCACGGCCCTGGGCGGTGGCGACAGCGGCGATGGTGTCACGGACAGGGTTCATCTGTGGATACCTCGGGGACTGCCAAGTGGCGGATAGCAAGACGCCCCCAGAGGGGGCGTCTTGTTCAGGCTCGGAAGGCGTTGGCGTCAGGCCGAGGCCTGCTTGCTGGCCGCTTCGATCTGGCGGGTAATGTACCACTGCTGGGCGATCGACAGGACGTTGTTGACGACCCAGTACAGGACCAGGCCGGCCGGGAACCAGAGGAAGAAGAAGGTGAAGATGATCGGCATCAGCTTCAGCACCTTCGCCTGCATGGGGTCCGGCGGGGTCGGGTTCAACTGCTGCTGGATGAACATGGTGGCACCCATGATGATCGGCAGGATGAAGAAGGGATCCTTGATCGACAGGTCGGTGATCCAGAACATCCA
This genomic window from Pseudomonas furukawaii contains:
- the mnmE gene encoding tRNA uridine-5-carboxymethylaminomethyl(34) synthesis GTPase MnmE — its product is MNPVRDTIAAVATAQGRGGVGIVRVSGPLAARIADAICGRTPNPRFAHYGPFLDATGQTLDEGIALYFPGPNSFTGEDVFELQGHGGPVVLDILLRRCMELGARQARPGEFSERAFLNDKLDLAQAEAIADLIEASSEQAARNALRSLQGAFSRRVHSLTEQLIELRIYVEAAIDFPEEEIDFLADGHVLRLLDGVRDNLSTVIREAGQGALLRDGMNVVIAGRPNAGKSSLLNALAGREAAIVTDIAGTTRDVLREHIHIDGMPLHVVDTAGLRDTDDHVEKIGVERALKAITEADRVLLMVDATAPEATDPFALWPEFLDQRPDPAKVTLIRNKADLSGEPVRLDISEDGHVTLSLSARTGDGLELLREHLKSCMGYQQTFESTFSARRRHLEALRQAGDFLEHGRNQLTLAGAGELLAEDLRQAQHALGEITGAFSSDDLLGRIFSSFCIGK